One Scomber japonicus isolate fScoJap1 chromosome 1, fScoJap1.pri, whole genome shotgun sequence DNA window includes the following coding sequences:
- the LOC128358445 gene encoding neuropilin and tolloid-like protein 2 isoform X2, translated as MHRAWILFFLIEEGFALAQRTKGDEHGGQSPNQNDCGTWVRNINGGVFTSPNYPNTYPPNKECVYILEALPRQRIQLAFDKNYYIEPSFECRFDHIEIRDGPFGFSPLIDRFCGGKNPGLVTSTGRFMWIKFTSDEELEGLGFRIKYTFIADPDFHLHVGGLLNPIPDCQFEIGGFDGIIRSSQVDEEEKVKPSDALDCIWTIRAPPQSKIYLRFMEYQMEHSNECKKNFVAVYDGSSAIENLKAKFCSTVANDVMLDNGVGVVRMWADEKSRLSRFRMLFTSFVDPPCSANTFFCHSNMCINNSLVCNGVQNCVYPWDENHCKEKRSKGLFHQITKTHGTVIGVSSGIVLVLLIISILVQMKQPRKKVVARRPGVFNKAGFQEVFDPPHYELFSLRDKEISSDLADLSEELDSFHKLRRSSTMSRCVHEHHCGSQASVATGGGSMKHSRTTLSSMELSYHNDFSKPPPMKTFNSTASYKKSCYGYKQHSQTHDCDQQVIEDRVTEEIPCEIYGRGGGGVGGATGIGGGMAGVCGTLSVRGNSARNSTTVVDPQQRSMSMDF; from the exons cGTGGATACTCTTCTTTCTCATAGAAGAGGGTTTCGCTCTGGCACAGAGAACTAAAGGTGA CGAACATGGGGGCCAGAGCCCCAACCAGAACGACTGTGGCACGTGGGTCCGCAACATCAACGGTGGGGTGTTCACATCGCCGAATTACCCCAACACCTACCCACCCAACAAGGAGTGTGTTTACATCCTGGAAG CTCTCCCTAGACAAAGGATTCAGCTGGCTTTTGATAAGAATTACTACATCGAGCCGTCGTTCGAGTGCCGCTTCGATCACATCGAAATCCGTGACGGGCCATTTGGATTCTCGCCGCTCATCGATCGTTTCTGCGGGGGCAAGAACCCGGGCCTGGTTACGTCCACGGGCCGTTTCATGTGGATCAAGTTCACCAGCGACGAGGAGCTGGAAGGCCTCGGCTTTCGAATCAAGTATACCTTCATTGCAG ACCCTGATTTCCATCTGCACGTGGGCGGACTGCTAAACCCCATCCCAG ATTGTCAGTTTGAAATAGGTGGATTTGATGGTATTATTCGCTCCAGTCAGGTGGACGAAGAAGAGAAAGTGAAGCCTAGCGATGCTCTGGACTGTATCTGGACCATCAGGGCTCCTCCACAGTCCAAG ATCTACCTGCGCTTCATGGAATACCAGATGGAACACTCTAATGAGTGCAAGAAGAACTTTGTGGCTGTTTACGATGGTAGCAGCGCCATCGAGAACCTCAAAGCCAAGTTCTGTAGCACCGTGGCCAATGATGTGATGCTGGATAACGGTGTGGGAGTCGTGCGAATGTGGGCCGATGAGAAGAGTCGACTCAGCCGCTTCCGCATGCTCTTCACCTCGTTTGTGGACC CTCCCTGTTCAGCCAATACATTCTTCTGCCACAGCAACATGTGTATTAACAACTCTCTGGTGTGTAATGGGGTTCAGAACTGTGTCTACCCATGGGATGAAAACCACTGCAAAG AGAAGCGATCTAAGGGTCTCTTCCATCAGATCACAAAGACCCACGGCACAGTCATCGGAGTTTCATCAGGCATCGTTTTGGTTCTTCTTATCATCTCCATCTTGGTCCAGATGAAGCAGCCGAGGAAAAAG GTTGTAGCTCGTCGGCCTGGTGTTTTCAACAAGGCAGGCTTCCAGGAGGTCTTTGACCCACCCCACTATGAGCTCTTCTCCCTGCGTGATAAAGAGATATCCTCAGACCTGGCTGATCTGTCTGAAGAGCTGGACAGCTTCCACAAGCTACGACGCTCCTCCACCATGTCCCGCTGTGTCCATGAGCACCACTGCGGCTCGCAAGCCTCAGTCGCTACTGGAGGTGGCAGTATGAAGCACAGCCGCACCACCCTTAGCTCCATGGAGCTGTCCTACCACAACGACTTCTCCAAGCCACCGCCAATGAAGACTTTCAACTCCACAGCCAGCTACAAGAAAAGCTGCTACGGCTACAAGCAGCACTCACAGACTCACGACTGCGACCAGCAGGTCATTGAGGACCGCGTCACAGAGGAGATCCCCTGTGAGATCTATGGGCGTGGGGGAGGAGGAGTTGGAGGAGCCACGG GTATTGGTGGCGGGATGGCGGGAGTCTGTGGAACGCTCAGTGTCCGTGGCAACAGCGCTCGTAACAGTACCACCGTAGTTGACCCCCAACAGCGCTCCATGTCCATGGACTTCTAG
- the LOC128358445 gene encoding neuropilin and tolloid-like protein 2 isoform X1, which yields MHRAWILFFLIEEGFALAQRTKDSPSEHGGQSPNQNDCGTWVRNINGGVFTSPNYPNTYPPNKECVYILEALPRQRIQLAFDKNYYIEPSFECRFDHIEIRDGPFGFSPLIDRFCGGKNPGLVTSTGRFMWIKFTSDEELEGLGFRIKYTFIADPDFHLHVGGLLNPIPDCQFEIGGFDGIIRSSQVDEEEKVKPSDALDCIWTIRAPPQSKIYLRFMEYQMEHSNECKKNFVAVYDGSSAIENLKAKFCSTVANDVMLDNGVGVVRMWADEKSRLSRFRMLFTSFVDPPCSANTFFCHSNMCINNSLVCNGVQNCVYPWDENHCKEKRSKGLFHQITKTHGTVIGVSSGIVLVLLIISILVQMKQPRKKVVARRPGVFNKAGFQEVFDPPHYELFSLRDKEISSDLADLSEELDSFHKLRRSSTMSRCVHEHHCGSQASVATGGGSMKHSRTTLSSMELSYHNDFSKPPPMKTFNSTASYKKSCYGYKQHSQTHDCDQQVIEDRVTEEIPCEIYGRGGGGVGGATGGASMGGGASGIAGGGIGGATGITGGVAMSGGMGMPGGMGMPGGMGMPGGVGMPGGVGMSGGVGMPGPSGIAGGIGGGMAGVCGTLSVRGNSARNSTTVVDPQQRSMSMDF from the exons cGTGGATACTCTTCTTTCTCATAGAAGAGGGTTTCGCTCTGGCACAGAGAACTAAAG ATTCCCCGAGCGAACATGGGGGCCAGAGCCCCAACCAGAACGACTGTGGCACGTGGGTCCGCAACATCAACGGTGGGGTGTTCACATCGCCGAATTACCCCAACACCTACCCACCCAACAAGGAGTGTGTTTACATCCTGGAAG CTCTCCCTAGACAAAGGATTCAGCTGGCTTTTGATAAGAATTACTACATCGAGCCGTCGTTCGAGTGCCGCTTCGATCACATCGAAATCCGTGACGGGCCATTTGGATTCTCGCCGCTCATCGATCGTTTCTGCGGGGGCAAGAACCCGGGCCTGGTTACGTCCACGGGCCGTTTCATGTGGATCAAGTTCACCAGCGACGAGGAGCTGGAAGGCCTCGGCTTTCGAATCAAGTATACCTTCATTGCAG ACCCTGATTTCCATCTGCACGTGGGCGGACTGCTAAACCCCATCCCAG ATTGTCAGTTTGAAATAGGTGGATTTGATGGTATTATTCGCTCCAGTCAGGTGGACGAAGAAGAGAAAGTGAAGCCTAGCGATGCTCTGGACTGTATCTGGACCATCAGGGCTCCTCCACAGTCCAAG ATCTACCTGCGCTTCATGGAATACCAGATGGAACACTCTAATGAGTGCAAGAAGAACTTTGTGGCTGTTTACGATGGTAGCAGCGCCATCGAGAACCTCAAAGCCAAGTTCTGTAGCACCGTGGCCAATGATGTGATGCTGGATAACGGTGTGGGAGTCGTGCGAATGTGGGCCGATGAGAAGAGTCGACTCAGCCGCTTCCGCATGCTCTTCACCTCGTTTGTGGACC CTCCCTGTTCAGCCAATACATTCTTCTGCCACAGCAACATGTGTATTAACAACTCTCTGGTGTGTAATGGGGTTCAGAACTGTGTCTACCCATGGGATGAAAACCACTGCAAAG AGAAGCGATCTAAGGGTCTCTTCCATCAGATCACAAAGACCCACGGCACAGTCATCGGAGTTTCATCAGGCATCGTTTTGGTTCTTCTTATCATCTCCATCTTGGTCCAGATGAAGCAGCCGAGGAAAAAG GTTGTAGCTCGTCGGCCTGGTGTTTTCAACAAGGCAGGCTTCCAGGAGGTCTTTGACCCACCCCACTATGAGCTCTTCTCCCTGCGTGATAAAGAGATATCCTCAGACCTGGCTGATCTGTCTGAAGAGCTGGACAGCTTCCACAAGCTACGACGCTCCTCCACCATGTCCCGCTGTGTCCATGAGCACCACTGCGGCTCGCAAGCCTCAGTCGCTACTGGAGGTGGCAGTATGAAGCACAGCCGCACCACCCTTAGCTCCATGGAGCTGTCCTACCACAACGACTTCTCCAAGCCACCGCCAATGAAGACTTTCAACTCCACAGCCAGCTACAAGAAAAGCTGCTACGGCTACAAGCAGCACTCACAGACTCACGACTGCGACCAGCAGGTCATTGAGGACCGCGTCACAGAGGAGATCCCCTGTGAGATCTATGGGCGTGGGGGAGGAGGAGTTGGAGGAGCCACGGGTGGAGCGTCAATGGGAGGAGGAGCATCAGGGATAGCAGGAGGAGGGATTGGAGGAGCGACGGGGATAACGGGAGGAGTGGCGATGTCAGGAGGAATGGGGATGCCAGGGGGAATGGGGATGCCAGGGGGAATGGGGATGCCGGGAGGAGTGGGGATGCCGGGAGGAGTAGGGATGTCAGGAGGAGTGGGGATGCCTGGGCCAAGTGGCATCGCTGGAGGTATTGGTGGCGGGATGGCGGGAGTCTGTGGAACGCTCAGTGTCCGTGGCAACAGCGCTCGTAACAGTACCACCGTAGTTGACCCCCAACAGCGCTCCATGTCCATGGACTTCTAG
- the dnaja2a gene encoding dnaJ homolog subfamily A member 2a produces the protein MANVVDTKLYDILGVSPSATENELKKAYRKLAKEYHPDKNPNSGDKFKEISFAYDVLTNPEKKELYDRYGEQGLREGGGGGPGMDDIFSHIFGGGLFGFMGGQGSRSRNGGRRRGEDMVHPLKVTLEDLYNGKTTKLQLSKNVLCSTCNGQGGKTGAVQKCTTCRGRGMRIMIRQLAPGMVQQMQSVCTDCNGEGEVISEKDRCKKCEGKKVVKEVKILEVHVDKGMKHGQKITFGGEADQAPGVEPGDIVLVLQEKEHETYRRDGNDLFINHKIGLVEALCGFQFMLKHLDARQIVVKYPAGKVIEPASVRVVRGEGMPQYRNPFEKGDLYVKFDVQFPSNNWISPEKLVELEDMLPSRSEPPIITGDTEEVDLQDYDVSQSSSSGGRREAYNDSSDEEGGHHGPGVQCAHQ, from the exons ATGGCGAATGTCGTCGATACAAAACTGTACGACATCCTCGGAGTGTCTCCATCAGCAACTGAAAACGAACTGAAGAAG GCATACCGGAAACTGGCAAAAGAATACCACCCTGACAAGAACCCAAATTCTGGTGACAAG ttcAAAGAAATCAGCTTTGCCTATGACGTGCTGACCAACCCCGAAAAGAAGGAACTTTATGACCGCTATGGAGAACAAGGTTTGCGGGAAGGAGGCGGGGGCGGCCCAGGGATGGATGACATCTTCTCCCACATATTTGGCGGTGGACTCTTCGGCTTCATGGGTGGCCAGGGGAGCCGCTCCCGTAACGGAGGgcgcaggagaggagaggacatgGTCCATCCGCTCAA agTGACACTGGAAGACCTTTACAATGGAAAGACAACCAAACTACAGCTTAGCAAGAATGTTCTGTGTAGCACTTGTAACGG gcaggGAGGCAAGACGGGCGCCGTACAAAAATGTACaacatgtagggggcgtggcatGCGCATCATGATCAGACAGCTGGCCCCGGGGATGGTCCAACAGATGCAGTCTGTGTGTACCGATTGTAACGGAGAAG GTGAAGTTATCAGTGAGAAAGACCGCTGTAAAAAATGCGAGGGCAAAAAAGTGGTGAAGGAGGTGAAGATCCTGGAGGTGCACGTGGACAAAGGCATGAAGCACGGCCAGAAAATTACCTTCGGAGGAGAGGCCGACCAAGCACCTGGCGTCGAGCCGGGGGATATAGTCCTTGTCCTGCAGGAGAAAGAGCACGAG ACATACAGGCGAGATGGCAACGACCTGTTCATAAACCACAAGATCGGCCTGGTGGAGGCGCTGTGCGGCTTCCAGTTTATGCTCAAACATTTAGACGCCAGACAGATTGTAGTGAAGTACCCTGCTGGCAAAGTCATTGAACCAG CCTCAGTGAGGGTGGTGCGAGGAGAGGGAATGCCACAGTACCGTAACCCTTTTGAGAAGGGAGACCTGTACGTCAAGTTTGATGTCCAGTTCCCCAGCAACAACTGGATCAGCCCTGAGAAACTTGTG GAACTGGAAGACATGCTGCCCTCACGGTCGGAGCCGCCCATCATCACCGGAGACACCGAGGAGGTGGACCTGCAGGATTACGACGTCAGCCAGAGCTCATCATCGGGCGGCCGCCGAGAGGCCTACAACGACAGCTCCGACGAAGAGGGCGGCCACCACGGGCCCGGGGTCCAGTGTGCCCACCAGTAG
- the lrp3 gene encoding low-density lipoprotein receptor-related protein 3, translating into MGLTELLFGLLWLRSALLGAAGCSERVEVHTERRGVIYSPSWPLNYPPGVNCSWHIQAGQGEVITISFRNFDVAESRHCLGDWLLLTPTWSGESRLCGSMLPSPFISIRGRVWLYFHSQANSSGQAQGFRLSYIRGHLGQSSCQSDEFLCGNGKCLPHSWKCNGQDECGDGTDERNCSPPPTEARPGLCPFGSLPCTEAQSTRCLPAALHCNGAPDCPDGTDELGCPDTTCGKRLGNFYGSFASPDFFRANRSAAMEMRCSWLLDTQDPKPIVLQLDLQLGPRDTLHVYDGLLQRAEHLLQVLSYHNNRRPALLESSRGQMSVLYMAQPHSPGHGFNATYQVKGYCFPGERPCGSDQGCYSERQRCDGYWHCPSGRDEEACPTCPDGEFPCEGGTGVCYPASERCNNQKRCPDGSDEKNCYDCQPGNFHCGTNLCIFETWRCDGQEDCLDGSDERDCMAAVPRKVITAALIGSLVCSLLLVIALGCALKLHSLRSREYRAFETQMTRMEAEFVQREAPPSYGQLIAQGLIPPVEDFPVYNPTQASVLQNLRLAMRRQIRRHSTRRSTSSSSRRRLEHLWSRLFHSEGRARGHVPLLDPPAPTQITLGLHSYRTVGEQGPQARARSGADFGDEVDVLGMQGCCSATMDLQPCMSESPASPLSYQSLDSPEDEELSPVCRERRRAPQFEPPTPDQTDSSTHSQPSTPQETSVPMCHPRASRKLVLELAVNLKGVSLRRYTPLGPLSPISPPVFPSSSQTPTTQPHTQGLEGTSPTEPSSSSVQAEGSDSHCTVEVPSREIKSREKNIEERRREGKSRLYRFSRTLSDEGGDSGRAST; encoded by the exons ATGGGACTGACGGAGCTGCTGTTCGGGCTGCTGTGGCTCCGCTCCGCTCTGCTCGGTGCAG CAGGCTGCAGTGAGCGGGTGGAGGTCCATACAGAGCGGAGGGGTGTGATCTACAGCCCATCCTGGCCTTTAAACTACCCTCCTGGAGTCAACTGTAGCTGGCATATCCAGGCAGGCCAGGGAGAGGTCATTACCATCAG TTTCCGCAACTTTGATGTGGCGGAGTCTAGACATTGTTTGGGAGACTGGCTCCTGCTTACACCCACATGGAGCGGGGAATCCAGGCTTTGTGGCTCCATGCTGCCTTCTCCCTTCATCTCCATCAGGGGGCGCGTTTGGCTTTACTTTCACTCTCAGGCCAACAGCTCCGGTCAAGCCCAGGGCTTCCGCCTTTCCTACATCAGAG GTCACCTGGGTCAGAGCAGCTGTCAGTCAGATGAGTTCCTCTGTGGGAACGGGAAGTGTCTCCCTCACTCCTGGAAATGCAACGGTCAGGATGAATGCGGCGATGGTACAGACGAACGCAACTGCTCCCCCCCTCCCACCGAGGCCCGGCCTGGCCTCTGCCCTTTCGGCTCCCTTCCGTGCACCGAGGCTCAGTCCACCCGTTGTCTTCCTGCCGCCCTGCACTGCAACGGAGCCCCGGACTGTCCCGATGGCACAGATGAGCTGGGTTGCCCTGACACCACCTGCGGCAAACGGCTGGGGAACTTTTACGGCTCCTTTGCTTCCCCGGATTTTTTCCGGGCTAATCGGAGCGCTGCCATGGAGATGAGGTGTTCCTGGTTGCTGGACACCCAGGACCCCAAGCCCATCGTTCTGCAGCTGGACCTGCAGCTGGGGCCCAGAGACACGCTGCATGTGTACGACGGCCTGCTGCAACGAGCGGAGCACCTCTTACAGGTGTTGTCCTATCATAACAACCGACGTCCGGCGTTGCTAGAGTCAAGCCGAGGACAGATGAGTGTGTTGTACATGGCACAGCCTCACAGCCCCGGGCATGGATTTAATGCCACATACCAG GTCAAAGGCTACTGTTTTCCCGGTGAGCGTCCCTGCGGCAGTGATCAGGGCTGCTACTCTGAACGGCAACGCTGCGACGGCTACTGGCATTGCCCATCCGGCCGCGACGAGGAGGCCTGTCCGACGTGCCCGGACGGGGAGTTCCCCTGCGAGGGTGGCACAGGAGTGTGCTACCCAGCCTCAGAGCGCTGCAACAACCAGAAGAGGTGCCCGGATGGCTCGGACGAGAAGAACTGCTATGACTGCCAACCTGGAAACTTCCACTGTGGGACTAACCTGTGCATCTTTGAGACATGGCGGTGTGACGGCCAGGAGGACTGCTTAGACGGGAGTGATGAGAGGGACTGCATGGCAGCGGTGCCCAGGAAAGTGATTACGGCCGCTCTGATTGGCAGTCTGGTCTGCAGCCTCCTGCTGGTCATCGCCCTCGGCTGTGCCCTCAAACTCCACTCCCTCAGGAGTAGAGagtacag GGCTTTTGAAACTCAGATGACTCGCATGGAGGCAGAGTTTGTTCAGCGCGAGGCCCCGCCCTCTTACGGTCAGCTGATTGCCCAGGGTCTCATCCCTCCTGTGGAGGATTTCCCAGTGTACAACcccacacag GCCTCTGTTTTACAGAACCTGCGGTTGGCTATGCGCAGGCAGATCAGACGTCACTCAACACGGCGTTcaacctcctcttcctcacgtCGGCGTCTCGAACATCTGTGGAGTCGGCTGTTCCACAGTGAAGGGCGAGCCAGAGGTCACGTCCCTCTGCTTGACCCCCCTGCTCCCACACAGATCACCCTGGGGCTCCACAGCTATCGAACAGTGGGGGAGCAGGGGCCTCAGGCCAGGGCCAGGTCTGGAGCTGATTTTGGGGATGAGGTCGATGTGTTAGGTATGCAGGGCTGCTGCTCAGCTACCATGGACCTGCAGCCTTGTATGTCAGAGAGCCCTGcgtctcctctctcctaccagTCACTGGACAGTCCAGAGGACGAGGAACTGTCACCTGTCTGCAGGGAAAGGAGAAGGGCTCCACAGTTTGAGCCCCCCACTCCTGATCAGACTGACTCTTCAACCCACAGCCAACCTTCCACCCCCCAGGAAACCTCTGTACCCATGTGCCACCCCCGGGCATCTAGAAAACTGGTACTGGAGCTGGCAGTTAACCTGAAGGGTGTTTCCCTGAGACGTTATACCCCCTTGGGGCCTCTATCACCTATCTCACCCCCTGTGTTTCCTAGCAGCTCCCAGACACCTACGACCCAACCTCATACCCAGGGGCTGGAGGGGACTTCACCTACAGaaccttcatcttcctctgtgCAAGCAGAGGGCAGTGACAGCCACTGTACAGTGGAAGTGCCAAGCAGGGAAATAAAAAGCAGGGAAAAAAAtatagaagagaggaggagagagggcaAGAGTAGGCTGTACAGGTTCAGCAGGACCCTCAGTGACGAGGGAGGAGATTCAGGGAGGGCCTCCACATAG